A genome region from Euphorbia lathyris chromosome 4, ddEupLath1.1, whole genome shotgun sequence includes the following:
- the LOC136226819 gene encoding mitotic spindle checkpoint protein BUBR1 gives MATATNDLFASLVSDIKSYTGKDPILPWLRGIKKMKESLPSNVLKEKLPRFLQKCAETFESDRRYRNDLRYLRVWLQLMDYVDEPRALLRTMEMNSIGKKRSLFYQAYALYYEKLKKFEEAEKMYHLGVQNLAEPVDELHKSYDQFLHRMEKHNTKKNQHQGRRAGRIPLAARKDEESKDNASANPAIDRISGGTSTKTNHVQKNRAKDMSIQQEVPRKESEKSRMFHGEDTVVVKKFVDRAIVGKSEAEDACHHGLVEPTINMKEAMNAINSMFREPIETAPTRRSKTSQSKEQNPNNNGFNVFIDEDSANETKPSHKKEENNTSLQIFVDDDENEDIITDENGYFPEAQNMAEGFVFLRPKDIPSEKLGEDTVVRRFVGSAIWEEPAAVENVCHHGLVDPTINLKEAMDDINNMFGKPMEFVRSKRAKKHEKAAVMEEDFGGFSILPDDEFEDQKVEPQPATRSSSRGDNELFEPTVFTKEAMDDINKLFGMPLDF, from the exons ATGGCGACGGCCACTAACGATCTCTTCGCCTCTTTAGTCTCAGATATCAAATCCTACACCGGAAAGGATCCGATTCTCCCCTGGCTCCG tgggattaagaagatgaaggagagcTTGCCGTCAAATGTATTGAAGGAAAAGCTGCCTCGGTTTCTGCAGAAATGTGCAGAGACATTTGAGTCAGATCGTCGTTATAGAAACGATTTGCGGTATCTTCGTGTTTGGTTACAGCTG ATGGATTATGTGGATGAACCAAGAGCACTATTAAGAACAATGGAAATGAATTCAATTGGGAAAAAACGATCATTGTTCTACCAGGCATATGCTCTTTACTATGAGAAGCTGAAGAAGTTTGAGGAGGCTGAGAAGATGTATCACTTGGGTGTGCAGAA CCTTGCAGAGCCTGTTGATGAATTACATAAATCATATGACCAATTTCTACACCGCATGGAAAAACACAACACTAAGAAAAACCAG CATCAAGGACGTAGGGCTGGCCGAATACCTCTGGCGGCTAGAAAAGATGAAGAGAGTAAAGATAATGCATCAGCAAATCCAGCCATTGATAGAATTAGTGGCGGAACATCAACGAAAACGAACCATGTCCAGAAGAATAGAGCTAAAGATATGAGCATTCAGCAAGAGGTACCACGAAAAGAATCCGAAAAGTCCAGGATGTTTCATGGTGAGGATACAGTTGTGGTGAAGAAGTTTGTAGATAGAGCCATAGTTGGAAAATCTGAAGCAGAAGATGCTTGTCATCATGGCCTCGTAGAACCAACAATAAACATGAAGGAAGCTATGAATGCTATCAACAGCATGTTTAGAGAACCTATAGAGACTGCTCCAACTAGAAGATCAAAAACAAGTCAATCAAAAGAACAAAatccaaacaacaacggattcaaTGTCTTCATCGACGAAGACTCTGCTAACGAAACTAAACCATCACATAAAAAAGAAGAGAACAACACTTCACTGCAAATATTTGTGGATGAtgatgaaaatgaagacataATAACAGATGAAAATGGCTACTTTCCGGAGGCTCAAAACATGGCAGAAGGGTTTGTATTCCTGCGTCCGAAGGACATACCATCCGAAAAGCTTGGAGAGGACACAGTTGTTCGTAGGTTTGTTGGGTCTGCAATCTGGGAAGAACCAGCAGCAGTTGAAAATGTGTGTCACCATGGCTTAGTAGACCCAACAATTAACTTGAAAGAGGCTATGGATGATATCAATAACATGTTTGGGAAGCCAATGGAGTTTGTGAGGAGCAAGAGAGCAAAAAAGCATGAAAAAGCAGCAGTTATGGAGGAAGATTTCGGGGGGTTTTCGATACTTCCTGATGATGAATTTGAAGATCAGAAAGTTGAGCCACAGCCAGCAACAAGATCATCCAGCAGAGGTGATAATGAGTTGTTTGAGCCAACTGTGTTTACTAAAGAAGCAATGGATGATATTAATAAGTTGTTTGGAATGCCCTTGGACTTTTAG